One stretch of Hymenobacter chitinivorans DSM 11115 DNA includes these proteins:
- a CDS encoding CCA tRNA nucleotidyltransferase — MTTPQLPENPLFETIAEAAGELGYPAYVIGGFVRDLALQRPSKDVDVVCVGDGIKLAQAVGRKLPGKPRVTVFKNFGTAMLPTETVELEFVGARKESYRAESRKPEVEAGTLEEDLARRDFTINALALSLNPQDFGTLVDRYNGMGDLQQKTIRTPLDPDITFSDDPLRMMRAVRFATQLDFDIEPDTFDAIARNKDRIKIVSQERITVELNKIIEAAKPSYGFKLLFQTGLLQLIFPKMAQLYGVEKVGQHAHKDNFYHTLQVLDNVVAAGGDLWLRWAAILHDIAKPATKRYDKKVGWTFHGHEDKGARWVPGIFTDLKLPLGEEMRMVQKLVRLHLRPIALVKETVTDSAVRRLLFEAGDDIDRLMLLCRADITSKDHQRKERYLRNFGLVEEKLKEVEAKDHLRNFKPVITGEVIMETFGLKPSREVGELKEAVLEAILDGKVRNEFEEAFAYLLQLGQAKGLPPGHLFTHQ; from the coding sequence ATGACTACTCCCCAGCTTCCCGAGAATCCGTTGTTTGAGACCATTGCCGAGGCGGCGGGGGAATTGGGCTACCCGGCCTACGTTATTGGGGGCTTCGTGCGAGATTTGGCCCTGCAGCGGCCCAGCAAGGACGTGGACGTGGTGTGCGTGGGCGACGGAATAAAGCTAGCCCAGGCCGTGGGGCGCAAGCTGCCGGGTAAGCCCCGGGTGACGGTATTCAAGAACTTCGGCACGGCCATGCTACCCACCGAAACCGTGGAGCTGGAGTTTGTGGGGGCCCGCAAGGAAAGCTACCGGGCCGAAAGCCGGAAGCCCGAAGTAGAGGCCGGCACTTTGGAGGAAGACCTGGCCCGCCGCGACTTCACCATCAACGCCCTGGCCCTGAGTCTCAATCCCCAGGACTTTGGTACGCTCGTGGACCGCTACAACGGCATGGGCGACCTGCAGCAGAAAACGATCCGCACCCCGCTCGACCCGGATATTACCTTCTCCGACGACCCGCTGCGCATGATGCGGGCCGTGCGCTTTGCCACCCAGCTCGACTTCGACATTGAGCCCGACACCTTCGACGCCATTGCCCGCAACAAGGACCGGATCAAGATTGTGTCGCAGGAGCGCATTACCGTCGAGCTGAACAAGATTATCGAGGCGGCCAAGCCCAGCTACGGCTTCAAGCTGCTGTTTCAGACGGGCCTGCTCCAGCTGATTTTCCCGAAGATGGCCCAGCTCTACGGGGTGGAGAAAGTGGGGCAGCACGCCCACAAGGACAACTTTTATCACACCCTGCAGGTGCTGGATAACGTGGTGGCGGCCGGCGGCGACCTGTGGCTGCGCTGGGCCGCCATCCTGCACGACATTGCCAAGCCTGCCACCAAGCGCTACGACAAGAAAGTAGGCTGGACGTTTCACGGCCACGAAGACAAAGGGGCGCGCTGGGTGCCCGGTATTTTTACTGACCTCAAGCTGCCGCTGGGCGAGGAAATGCGCATGGTGCAAAAGCTCGTGCGCCTGCACCTGCGGCCCATTGCCCTGGTCAAGGAAACCGTGACGGACTCGGCCGTGCGCCGCCTGCTCTTCGAGGCCGGCGACGATATTGACCGGCTCATGCTCCTGTGCCGGGCCGATATTACAAGCAAAGACCACCAGCGCAAAGAGCGTTATTTACGCAACTTCGGGCTGGTGGAAGAGAAGCTTAAGGAAGTAGAGGCGAAGGACCATCTGCGCAACTTCAAGCCCGTTATTACCGGGGAAGTCATCATGGAAACCTTCGGGTTGAAGCCCTCCCGCGAAGTTGGGGAGCTCAAAGAGGCCGTGCTAGAGGCCATTCTCGACGGCAAGGTGCGCAACGAGTTTGAGGAAGCCTTTGCCTACCTGTTGCAGCTCGGCCAGGCAAAAGGACTTCCTCCGGGTCACCTTTTCACTCACCAGTAA
- a CDS encoding L-threonylcarbamoyladenylate synthase, whose protein sequence is MSNTTNSNFFRQEVDAAVDALLLQQVILYPTDTVWGLGCDAEVPPAVEKVYKIKNRPAEKGFIVLVADEAMFAKYAAVVPPNLSELLAAQERPTTYIVAGSRHLAPNLLAPDGTVGLRVTLQDEFTRKVVRRLGHGLVSTSANLSGEPTAAIYPEISPAIVRAADYVVSWRQDDETRAQPSRIVRVLPDGSLEVIRG, encoded by the coding sequence ATGAGTAACACTACCAACAGCAATTTCTTTCGCCAGGAAGTAGACGCCGCCGTCGATGCCTTACTGTTGCAGCAGGTGATTCTCTACCCGACGGATACGGTCTGGGGCCTGGGCTGCGACGCGGAAGTGCCGCCGGCCGTGGAAAAGGTGTACAAAATCAAGAACCGGCCGGCCGAGAAAGGTTTTATCGTGTTGGTGGCCGATGAGGCCATGTTTGCCAAATACGCCGCCGTGGTGCCGCCCAACCTGAGTGAGCTGCTGGCGGCCCAGGAGCGGCCCACTACCTATATAGTAGCGGGCAGTCGCCACCTGGCGCCCAACCTGCTGGCCCCCGACGGCACCGTGGGCCTGCGCGTGACGCTGCAGGATGAGTTTACCCGCAAAGTAGTGCGCCGCCTGGGCCACGGCCTGGTCTCGACCTCGGCCAACCTCAGCGGGGAGCCCACGGCCGCCATTTACCCCGAAATCAGCCCCGCCATCGTGCGCGCCGCCGACTACGTGGTAAGCTGGCGCCAGGACGACGAAACCCGGGCTCAGCCTTCCCGCATCGTGCGGGTGCTGCCCGACGGCAGCCTGGAAGTAATCCGGGGTTAA
- the mce gene encoding methylmalonyl-CoA epimerase — MFTNLEHLGLAVHDLEAATALYTTLLGAAPYKTEHVASEAVDTVFFQVGGSKIELLAGTSPDSAITKYLTKKPEGIHHVAFEVDDIRAEMARLRQEGFTLLNEEPKRGADNKLVCFVHPKSAAGVLVELCQSISPTTDHE, encoded by the coding sequence ATGTTTACCAATCTGGAACACCTCGGCCTGGCCGTCCACGACCTTGAAGCTGCCACCGCCTTGTATACAACCCTGCTCGGGGCGGCGCCTTACAAAACCGAGCACGTAGCCAGTGAAGCCGTGGATACGGTGTTTTTCCAGGTCGGCGGCTCCAAAATTGAGCTGCTGGCCGGCACCTCGCCCGACAGCGCCATTACCAAGTACCTGACCAAAAAGCCCGAGGGAATTCACCACGTGGCCTTTGAAGTAGACGACATCCGGGCCGAAATGGCGCGGCTGCGGCAGGAAGGCTTCACCCTGCTCAACGAGGAGCCCAAGCGCGGGGCCGACAACAAGCTCGTCTGCTTTGTGCATCCCAAAAGCGCGGCTGGCGTACTAGTTGAGCTCTGCCAATCCATCAGCCCCACCACCGACCATGAGTAA
- a CDS encoding IscS subfamily cysteine desulfurase, with protein MLKLPIYLDNNATTPLDPRVLEAMMPYLTEVFGNAASRNHPFGWAAEEAVDYAREQIASLINCDSKEIIFTSGATESDNLGIKGVFEMYAQKGNHIITATTEHKAVLDTCKHIEKLGGRVTYLPVNSEGLISLEDLEAAMTPQTVLVTIMYGNNETGTIQPIREIAAIAHKHGALFMTDGTQAVGKIPVDVIADGIDIMAFTAHKMYGPKGVGALYVRRKNPRVKVTAQMDGGGHERGMRSGTLNVPGIVGLGKACELARLEMAADTARLSALRDKLERELLTLEESYVNGSREHRLPHVTNISFKYVEGEGLMMGVKDLAVSSGSACTSASLEPSYVLKALGLSDDLAHSSLRFGLSRFTTEEQIDYAIGHVKEAVTKLREMSPLWEMFKEGIDLSKIEWAEH; from the coding sequence ATGCTCAAGCTACCTATTTACCTCGACAACAACGCCACCACTCCGCTGGACCCGCGCGTGTTGGAGGCCATGATGCCCTACCTGACCGAGGTGTTCGGCAACGCTGCTTCCCGTAACCACCCTTTCGGCTGGGCCGCCGAGGAAGCCGTCGACTATGCGCGCGAGCAGATTGCTTCGCTCATCAACTGCGACTCCAAGGAAATTATCTTCACCTCGGGCGCTACCGAGTCGGATAACCTGGGCATCAAGGGGGTATTTGAGATGTACGCCCAGAAAGGCAACCACATCATCACTGCTACCACCGAGCACAAAGCCGTGCTCGATACCTGCAAGCACATCGAGAAGCTCGGCGGCCGGGTAACCTACCTGCCCGTCAACTCGGAAGGCCTCATCAGCCTCGAAGACCTCGAAGCTGCCATGACGCCCCAGACCGTCCTGGTGACCATCATGTACGGCAACAACGAAACCGGCACCATTCAGCCGATTCGCGAAATTGCCGCCATTGCCCACAAGCACGGCGCCCTTTTCATGACCGACGGCACCCAGGCCGTGGGCAAGATTCCGGTTGACGTTATTGCTGACGGCATCGACATCATGGCCTTCACGGCCCACAAGATGTACGGTCCCAAGGGTGTGGGTGCCCTGTACGTGCGCCGCAAGAACCCGCGGGTAAAAGTAACCGCCCAGATGGACGGCGGCGGCCACGAGCGCGGCATGCGCTCGGGTACCCTGAACGTGCCCGGCATCGTGGGTTTGGGCAAAGCCTGTGAGCTGGCCCGCCTGGAAATGGCCGCCGATACGGCCCGTCTCTCGGCCCTGCGCGACAAGCTGGAGCGCGAGCTGCTGACCCTGGAAGAAAGCTACGTGAACGGTTCGCGGGAGCACCGCCTGCCCCACGTGACCAACATCTCCTTTAAGTACGTGGAAGGCGAAGGCCTGATGATGGGCGTGAAGGACCTGGCCGTATCGTCGGGCTCGGCCTGCACCTCGGCTTCACTGGAGCCCTCGTATGTGCTCAAGGCCCTGGGTTTGAGCGACGACCTGGCCCACAGCTCCCTGCGTTTTGGCCTGAGCCGCTTCACCACCGAAGAGCAGATCGATTACGCCATCGGCCACGTAAAAGAAGCTGTGACCAAGCTCCGCGAAATGTCGCCCCTGTGGGAGATGTTCAAGGAAGGCATCGACCTCAGCAAGATTGAGTGGGCTGAGCACTAA
- the iscU gene encoding Fe-S cluster assembly scaffold IscU — MAYSDKVIDHYSNPRNVGTLDKSKKNVGTGLVGAPECGDVMRLQIEVDETTNTITDAKFKTFGCGSAIASSSLATEWLKGKTVDEALAIDNMEIVEELALPPVKIHCSVLAEDAIKSAINDYRVKNGMPALEESKAHH; from the coding sequence ATGGCTTACTCCGATAAAGTAATCGACCATTACAGCAACCCCCGCAACGTGGGCACGCTGGACAAGAGCAAAAAAAACGTGGGCACCGGCCTGGTCGGCGCCCCCGAGTGCGGCGACGTAATGCGTCTGCAGATTGAGGTCGACGAAACCACCAATACCATCACCGACGCCAAGTTCAAAACCTTCGGCTGCGGCTCGGCTATTGCCTCGTCGTCGCTGGCTACGGAATGGCTGAAAGGCAAAACCGTGGACGAGGCCCTGGCCATCGACAACATGGAAATTGTGGAAGAGCTGGCTTTGCCGCCCGTAAAAATCCACTGCTCGGTGCTGGCCGAAGACGCCATCAAGTCGGCCATCAACGACTACCGCGTGAAAAACGGCATGCCCGCCCTGGAAGAGTCGAAGGCTCACCATTAA
- a CDS encoding HesB/IscA family protein, with protein sequence MITVSDKAKEKVERLMSDAQLDETYRLRASVAGGGCSGLSYKLDFDNEVKPMDQEFEDKGVRVVVDMKSFLYLAGTQLDFSDGLNGKGFYFDNPNASRTCGCGESFSV encoded by the coding sequence ATGATTACCGTTTCTGATAAAGCCAAGGAGAAAGTAGAGCGTCTGATGTCCGACGCTCAGCTCGACGAAACCTACCGCCTGCGGGCTTCCGTGGCGGGTGGCGGCTGTTCCGGCCTGTCCTACAAGCTCGACTTCGACAACGAGGTGAAGCCCATGGACCAGGAGTTCGAGGACAAAGGTGTCCGCGTCGTGGTCGACATGAAAAGCTTCCTGTACCTGGCCGGCACCCAGCTCGACTTCTCGGATGGGCTCAACGGCAAAGGCTTCTACTTTGACAACCCCAATGCGTCGCGCACCTGCGGCTGCGGCGAGAGTTTCTCCGTGTAG
- a CDS encoding T9SS type A sorting domain-containing protein: MASQAQSYRLQQGFETTSAQNELLYTVGATDPGSVATGTLGAATTTNTNAAPKTSNVYSEGSQAWGVVNNTGGGTTTSVLTFNNTTFATGSSSNFFRFRLASYQTNNNGGIDNGSAGVLVSIAYNGSTTFVPTLRINGQANGSVFNYTGTGVAGATINTTSPTLATVTSPNDLTGSGQGTSLTGTGGYSTASISFGSTITQIQVQISLIANGKTALYIDDVVIGSNSPLPVELTSFSAARQSGAVFLQWVTASEKNNDRFEVQRSADGQVYSTIKSVRGAGTTDKATSYSSKDPEPLSGVSYYRLQQIDQDGQTSYSPVRVVGAVLAVAYPSPTYDQLNLPATMVGTPYRVFNTLGQTLLEGKVSAQGAINVQNLRSGGYFLEVGSGKERVTQRFARE; the protein is encoded by the coding sequence TTGGCGAGTCAAGCCCAGTCCTACCGCTTACAGCAGGGGTTTGAGACAACCAGCGCCCAGAACGAACTGCTGTATACGGTCGGCGCCACTGACCCCGGCTCGGTGGCAACGGGCACTTTGGGGGCTGCTACTACCACCAATACCAACGCCGCCCCCAAAACGAGCAACGTCTATAGCGAGGGCAGCCAGGCCTGGGGCGTGGTCAACAACACCGGTGGCGGTACTACTACTTCGGTCCTGACTTTTAATAACACCACATTTGCCACGGGTTCGTCATCCAACTTCTTCCGGTTCCGGCTGGCTTCGTACCAAACCAATAACAACGGTGGTATCGACAACGGTTCGGCGGGTGTTTTGGTAAGCATAGCTTACAATGGCTCGACGACTTTTGTGCCCACCCTGCGGATTAACGGACAAGCCAACGGGTCGGTATTCAACTACACCGGAACGGGAGTGGCCGGCGCTACGATCAACACAACAAGCCCAACGCTAGCCACCGTGACGTCGCCCAATGACCTGACCGGCAGCGGGCAAGGTACCAGCCTGACGGGCACCGGGGGCTACTCTACGGCTAGCATCAGCTTTGGCTCGACCATCACCCAAATCCAAGTGCAGATTAGCCTGATTGCCAACGGTAAGACGGCCCTGTACATCGACGATGTGGTCATCGGCAGCAACAGCCCCTTACCCGTGGAGCTGACCTCGTTCAGCGCCGCGCGCCAGTCCGGGGCCGTATTCCTGCAGTGGGTCACGGCCAGCGAAAAAAACAACGACCGGTTCGAAGTGCAGCGCAGCGCCGACGGGCAGGTGTACAGCACCATCAAATCAGTACGAGGCGCGGGCACCACGGACAAAGCTACTTCCTACAGCAGCAAAGACCCTGAGCCCCTCTCGGGCGTGAGCTACTACCGCCTGCAGCAGATAGACCAAGATGGGCAGACGTCGTACTCGCCGGTGCGGGTGGTGGGAGCAGTACTGGCCGTGGCTTACCCCAGCCCAACCTACGACCAACTCAACCTGCCCGCCACGATGGTCGGTACGCCGTACCGGGTATTTAACACCCTGGGCCAAACGCTGCTGGAGGGCAAAGTATCGGCTCAGGGGGCCATCAACGTGCAAAACCTGCGCTCCGGGGGCTATTTCCTCGAAGTCGGCAGCGGCAAGGAGCGGGTTACCCAGCGCTTCGCCCGCGAGTAG
- a CDS encoding T9SS type A sorting domain-containing protein, which yields MPNDSEIMLRWVDLNDSGNDHLLAIDDVTVSYVVEAPTISSIDPSTKSAGSSAFTLTLTGTNFVSGATAYFNGTALTTTFVSATQLTASVPASAVATAGTFPVTVKNTSTGPASNSVDFTVTAGASNSVTTTAIPASTYCVGSTGAVVSVPFTSTGTFSGNTYTAYLGTTSIGTLASDANSGTINAVIPPSVASGAAYRIRVDASSPATTGSDNGANLTVVNYQTNEVTNLTATVGDAQVPLSWTAPASCVTQTVIVASTASVTATPTGTLTASATYGAGTDLGGGQFVVYAGPGASATVTGLTNGTTYYFKAFTTNGDGYSTGVQTSAAPVTPPPAPTTFAPLAGPVGTVITISGTNLGTVTGVTVGGVAATSVSATPTAVTATVAPGSITGPVVLSNGGSATYSATGTFTVTTAPTVTTAAATNISFNSATGGGNVTASGGATITARGVVYSLSPSPRLGGSGVTSVTASGTTGSFTSSLTGLTASTTYYVAAYATNNVGTSYGADESFTTTAAPLLGYNFDAATNPENPSTVGANVSGSAFKRSTGLTATSTGDFRSSGFPITTTLSDTTKGYYEFRLTAASGYQVTPTSLTLQDRASGTGPQKWELRTSQDNFGTTVGGVQNSSSAYGTVKTVVLTSLTAFSGTVVFRIYGYSTTAAAGTFGVDNVNLYGTALGAANTISAPVFVGRAFCAGTTFSATFTPTGPYGNTNSFVAQLSDANGVFGSTPTEVGRLDNISATTEQTISITLPATTPNGAGYKLRVVATNPSVTGQTSVAVTVVNNPTVSVTPAADQAIGVGVNGTPLTANETPTATSRQWYFAPAPGGPVTAISGATGSSYTPNFATAGDYYVTVVSSFAACGPVTSNAVKVTVAAATPTLTATTSPATAPTSISGLTTFEGAPSTAKTYTLAGSNLDGTPVTVTAPAGFQVSTTAAFTGITTDANTLSLTPAGSSLNQTIYVRLTGTTAGSYSGTVTNSNGTLSAPVLVSGTVSGVVLTRWDGGGDGTSFADPLNWSTDQVPAAGEDLLLDHTFVSGAYTMTLPAVTTGTLSLGSLVINPNGGAGITVLLPNTNTVVDYLRFTKATNALVIYGGGVFINNSGAASGGSGNSVDITPAGPNFVIYNGGTYVHRTVRGIGALLDNLSTVSGTETGLVQFDVPAGSSYSIPTTGRTYGSLALTYPATSTLPASGFFPYLTNGSSPFIVRGNLTVAANASFTASLNSDITVRGNLVNAGRFKFEPASLTTARRLILNGTTPQTISGTPLTQSNTGTSYLGLNVILQINNPAGVTLATGVVVNALSNANSGGLELLNGVLTTSPSAMLKLAADAVLLPAQTSAASYVEGPMQREIQPTPATAAVADYVFPIGANGKFRPLTLSVATLDAQTTFTATQNDASFPDRRLNGDLTRVSRVRYFSLVPTVAPTGFSGTVTLSFGADDEVTNPSLASLVIGKNSGNGWDNIGRSANTSTTLTSGTFTSFSDFALASTDPSAADNPLPVSLTSFSAQRQSTGVVVRWATASETNSAHFDVQRSLNGREFTTVAVVAGQGQSSHQQLYSVLDKQAPTALAYYRLRQVDQNGKAAYSAVATVDGVAELQLFPNPVQHRLIVRGAEVNPQAMQIIITDLTGRAVWSGACAPDGSIDMSQLPQGVYFVKIAQNGRVTTHKITRAE from the coding sequence TTGCCGAACGATAGTGAGATAATGCTGCGGTGGGTTGACCTGAACGACAGTGGTAATGACCATCTATTGGCCATTGACGATGTGACGGTAAGCTACGTGGTTGAAGCACCCACTATTTCCAGTATTGACCCGAGCACAAAATCGGCGGGCAGCAGCGCCTTTACGCTGACTCTGACTGGCACCAACTTCGTGAGTGGGGCCACGGCCTACTTCAATGGTACGGCTCTGACGACCACCTTCGTGTCGGCTACCCAACTCACGGCCAGCGTACCGGCCAGCGCCGTGGCTACGGCGGGCACCTTCCCCGTCACGGTGAAAAATACCAGCACGGGCCCGGCTTCAAATTCGGTGGACTTTACCGTAACGGCGGGCGCCAGCAATTCAGTTACGACTACCGCTATTCCGGCCTCCACCTACTGCGTAGGCAGCACCGGCGCGGTGGTTTCGGTGCCGTTTACTTCCACGGGTACGTTCAGCGGCAACACCTACACGGCCTACCTCGGCACGACCAGCATTGGGACCTTGGCTAGTGATGCTAATTCGGGAACCATTAATGCTGTAATTCCCCCTTCAGTAGCTTCAGGCGCGGCGTACCGGATCCGGGTGGATGCCAGCAGCCCCGCCACTACGGGCTCCGACAACGGAGCCAACCTGACGGTGGTGAACTACCAAACCAATGAGGTAACCAACCTGACGGCTACGGTGGGCGATGCCCAGGTGCCCTTAAGCTGGACCGCGCCAGCTTCTTGCGTTACCCAAACGGTAATTGTCGCCAGTACGGCCAGCGTCACGGCTACGCCCACGGGTACCCTGACGGCCAGCGCCACCTACGGCGCGGGTACCGACCTGGGCGGCGGGCAATTTGTGGTGTACGCCGGCCCGGGCGCCAGTGCTACGGTAACTGGCCTAACCAATGGTACGACGTACTACTTCAAGGCATTCACCACCAACGGGGATGGGTATAGCACCGGGGTGCAAACTTCGGCCGCGCCGGTTACGCCCCCGCCCGCGCCCACCACGTTTGCCCCCCTGGCCGGTCCGGTTGGCACGGTTATCACGATTTCGGGTACCAACCTGGGCACCGTTACTGGGGTGACGGTGGGAGGCGTGGCGGCCACCAGCGTGTCGGCCACGCCGACGGCCGTAACGGCTACCGTCGCGCCGGGCTCCATTACCGGCCCGGTGGTCCTGTCCAACGGCGGCTCGGCCACGTATTCGGCCACGGGCACATTCACCGTAACGACTGCCCCAACCGTGACGACGGCTGCCGCAACGAACATTTCCTTTAACTCGGCTACGGGCGGCGGGAACGTGACGGCGTCGGGCGGGGCTACTATTACGGCCCGTGGGGTTGTCTACAGCCTCTCGCCTAGTCCTCGTCTGGGGGGCAGCGGCGTGACTTCCGTAACCGCCTCGGGCACGACGGGGAGCTTTACCAGCAGCTTAACGGGCCTTACGGCTAGCACTACTTATTACGTAGCCGCCTACGCCACCAATAACGTAGGCACCAGCTACGGCGCCGACGAATCATTCACCACCACGGCAGCACCGTTGCTGGGCTACAACTTCGACGCGGCTACTAACCCCGAAAACCCGTCGACGGTAGGGGCCAACGTGAGTGGCAGCGCCTTCAAGCGCAGCACCGGCCTGACGGCCACTTCCACCGGGGACTTCCGCTCGTCGGGCTTCCCCATCACCACCACGTTGTCGGACACGACGAAGGGCTACTACGAATTTCGCCTGACGGCGGCCAGCGGCTACCAAGTAACACCCACCAGCCTGACCTTGCAGGACCGGGCTTCGGGCACCGGTCCCCAAAAGTGGGAGCTGCGTACCAGTCAGGATAACTTCGGTACCACAGTCGGGGGCGTGCAGAATTCGAGCAGCGCGTACGGTACGGTTAAAACGGTGGTCCTGACCAGTCTGACCGCCTTTTCCGGCACGGTCGTGTTCCGCATCTACGGTTATTCGACAACCGCGGCCGCCGGTACTTTCGGCGTCGACAACGTTAACCTGTACGGCACGGCGCTGGGCGCCGCCAACACGATTTCGGCCCCAGTTTTCGTGGGTAGGGCCTTTTGCGCCGGAACTACGTTTAGCGCCACGTTTACTCCCACGGGGCCTTACGGGAACACCAACAGCTTCGTAGCCCAACTGTCGGACGCCAACGGCGTTTTCGGCAGCACCCCCACTGAGGTGGGGCGCCTGGATAACATCAGCGCTACCACCGAGCAAACCATCAGCATCACCCTGCCGGCTACTACGCCCAACGGAGCCGGCTACAAACTGCGGGTTGTAGCCACCAACCCCAGCGTAACCGGACAAACTTCGGTAGCGGTAACAGTGGTAAACAACCCCACCGTAAGCGTGACGCCCGCGGCCGACCAGGCCATTGGAGTGGGCGTGAACGGCACGCCGCTGACGGCCAATGAAACCCCAACGGCTACTTCGCGGCAGTGGTATTTCGCCCCCGCCCCCGGTGGCCCGGTTACGGCCATCAGCGGGGCCACGGGCAGCAGCTACACTCCAAACTTCGCCACGGCTGGCGACTACTACGTGACGGTGGTTTCCAGCTTCGCCGCCTGTGGTCCCGTGACGAGCAATGCCGTGAAAGTAACGGTGGCCGCGGCTACTCCCACGCTTACGGCTACTACCTCGCCGGCCACGGCCCCCACGTCTATCAGCGGGCTGACCACCTTCGAAGGCGCGCCATCAACGGCCAAAACCTATACCTTGGCTGGCTCTAACCTGGATGGCACGCCGGTGACAGTGACGGCCCCAGCGGGCTTCCAGGTGTCGACTACGGCGGCCTTTACCGGAATTACAACCGATGCCAACACGCTGAGCCTAACGCCCGCTGGTAGCAGCCTCAACCAGACTATTTACGTGCGCCTGACTGGCACTACGGCCGGCTCCTACAGCGGCACGGTGACCAATTCCAACGGTACGCTCTCGGCGCCGGTACTGGTATCGGGTACTGTGTCGGGCGTGGTCCTGACCCGCTGGGATGGGGGAGGGGACGGAACCAGCTTCGCCGACCCGCTCAACTGGAGCACCGACCAGGTGCCGGCGGCCGGGGAAGACCTGCTGCTTGACCACACCTTTGTGAGCGGGGCCTACACGATGACTCTGCCCGCCGTAACTACTGGTACTCTGTCGCTGGGCTCCCTAGTTATCAACCCCAACGGTGGGGCCGGCATTACGGTACTGCTGCCCAATACCAATACGGTGGTCGACTACCTGCGCTTTACCAAAGCCACCAACGCCCTGGTAATTTACGGCGGCGGCGTGTTTATCAATAACTCTGGCGCGGCCTCGGGCGGCTCGGGCAATTCGGTGGACATCACTCCGGCCGGCCCGAACTTCGTCATCTACAACGGCGGAACCTATGTGCACCGCACCGTCCGCGGAATTGGCGCGTTGCTGGACAACTTGTCGACGGTCAGCGGTACTGAAACTGGCCTCGTGCAGTTCGACGTGCCAGCCGGGAGCAGCTACAGCATCCCGACTACGGGCCGTACCTACGGTAGCCTGGCCCTGACGTATCCGGCCACCAGCACTCTGCCGGCTTCCGGCTTCTTTCCTTACCTGACCAACGGCAGCAGTCCGTTCATTGTGCGCGGCAACCTGACGGTGGCGGCCAACGCAAGCTTTACCGCTTCGCTCAATAGTGATATTACCGTGCGGGGCAACCTGGTTAATGCGGGCCGCTTTAAGTTTGAGCCGGCTTCCCTTACTACGGCCCGCCGCCTGATCCTGAACGGAACCACTCCCCAAACCATCAGCGGCACCCCTCTGACGCAGAGCAATACCGGCACGTCCTACCTGGGCCTGAACGTTATTCTGCAGATCAACAACCCGGCCGGGGTAACCTTGGCTACGGGCGTCGTAGTAAACGCCCTGAGCAATGCCAACAGTGGCGGTCTGGAGCTGCTCAATGGGGTGCTCACCACCTCGCCCTCGGCCATGCTCAAGCTAGCCGCCGACGCCGTACTGTTGCCCGCCCAGACCAGCGCGGCCAGCTACGTGGAGGGGCCAATGCAGCGCGAAATTCAGCCCACGCCCGCTACGGCCGCCGTGGCCGATTATGTCTTCCCCATTGGGGCGAATGGCAAGTTCCGGCCCCTAACGCTGAGCGTGGCTACTCTGGACGCGCAGACTACGTTTACGGCCACCCAGAACGACGCTTCCTTCCCCGACCGGCGCCTCAACGGTGACCTGACCCGGGTGTCGCGGGTGCGTTACTTCAGCCTGGTGCCCACGGTGGCCCCCACTGGCTTTAGTGGTACCGTTACCCTGAGCTTTGGCGCCGACGATGAGGTAACCAACCCGAGCCTGGCTTCCCTGGTCATTGGCAAAAACAGTGGTAATGGCTGGGACAACATCGGGCGCAGTGCTAACACCAGCACTACCCTTACGTCGGGTACTTTTACCTCCTTCAGCGACTTTGCCCTGGCCAGCACCGACCCCTCCGCGGCTGACAACCCCTTGCCAGTTTCGCTGACCAGTTTTTCAGCCCAGCGCCAAAGCACCGGCGTTGTCGTGCGCTGGGCTACGGCTTCAGAAACCAACAGTGCGCATTTCGACGTGCAGCGCAGCCTCAACGGCCGTGAATTTACTACCGTCGCCGTCGTGGCCGGGCAGGGGCAGAGCAGCCATCAGCAACTGTATTCCGTGCTGGACAAGCAGGCGCCGACTGCCCTGGCTTACTACCGGTTGCGCCAGGTCGACCAAAACGGCAAAGCCGCGTACTCGGCCGTAGCAACGGTGGACGGAGTAGCAGAGCTGCAACTCTTCCCCAACCCGGTGCAGCACCGCCTCATAGTCCGGGGGGCGGAGGTGAATCCGCAGGCTATGCAGATCATTATCACCGACCTGACGGGCCGCGCCGTATGGTCGGGTGCCTGCGCTCCGGATGGGTCGATAGACATGAGCCAGCTTCCGCAAGGAGTGTACTTCGTCAAGATTGCGCAAAACGGGCGGGTAACCACGCATAAAATTACCCGCGCTGAATAG